In Cicer arietinum cultivar CDC Frontier isolate Library 1 chromosome 7, Cicar.CDCFrontier_v2.0, whole genome shotgun sequence, the genomic window GGAGACCCCTCAACTATTTCTCAACCTTTACGTCGTCTTCGTGGAGAAACTGTATGTTCTGTTCAATTTGAGCATGGTTCTGTTCTCATTCTATTGTATTTTGTTCTTCTCTTTTTATTATCTAAGTTTTCCTACGTATTATCTTTTATCACTTTTCTAACATTTCATGATTATGAATGATGATGGCTCACCTATGTTCTCTACTTCCAATTTAAAGCATcatgttttctttttatgtatTCATATATTTAAGATCTTGTGCTCGAACTTCCCAAACTAATACTTCACATTCTTGGAATGCATTAATTTAATGTGGAGGTGCTTCAAAATGTTATGCTTAATGTTACagttaaattttaatccatattGTGTTCTTGACTTGTTTCTGAAAAGTGGTAATTTGTATGCTTCTTGCTGTATACAATCAACAATGGCATAATCCTTAAGTAATCTTCCCATTCATGTATGAAAACATTGATTCAGTAACTTTGTGTCAGGAATGGAGAATAGGACCAACATTATTGACGTTGTGCGAACACCTTTTTGTTAGCTTTGCAATACGCATACTGCGAAGACAGGCTAACAAGTTCATTCTGAGAATTAAACCAGAAAAACAGTCAGAGGTTGGCGGTAATGAAGATGAGCCTGCAGACTCTAATCACAAAGTGCAGAAAATGAATTTCATTCAAAGATGGGGCATTGCCAAATTTGTCTTGTCTGGTTTGTTGGCATATATTGATGGCCGTTTATGCCGTAGTATTCCAAATCCTGTAGTGCGGAGAGTAGTTAGTGGCTTTTTGTTAAGTTTTATTGACCAAAATGATGAAAAATAAATCCTACAATTATCGCTGTTCAAGCTACGTTCGCAAAATAAATAGAATGTGATGGAAGAAGGCCCCCCTTTTGTGCCTTGATATGCTGAAACAAACTCATCTTATGCATGGGAATATCAGTGACTTGTAGTGTCACTTTCAAATGAAATAAGACTATTAGTCTGTTGTATATTAATCTGGTATTAGATCTCGCTAGTTGCTGGTCGAGTAATACTATTACATTTTAATCCTTCCCTCAACTTTGACTGTTTATGTCCTTttcaaaatttgtaaatatCAAATATTCTGTTCTGAATGTTTACTTTTGAAGGTGATTTGTTAGGGTTCGAATTTGGCTCCCTCTAAAATGACTAGCCAGTAAAATGagtaaataaatgatattgtaaCTACTCATAATTAGTTATGCTgtgtatttaatattaatttttgatttgtaaattaagaattatatttattcattttattattttttaaagtgaatGGAATCTAATCCGGTAGTGTTCAATGTCTTTAATAGTTTACTtccaattaaaaaactaaaaatggcCTAAAGTTTAGCttttggaattaaaaaaaaaagaagagttTTAAAATCTGGAAGTTTAAACCATTCAAAAGTATATATATCAGGATTTCAGTTTCTGCTAATTATATGACTTTCCTTTTTACTTCCAGAAACATTTAATTCGATGCCTTTATGTCTAATTATTCGTATCTAAACGAAATTTTAAACCTTGAATTTGACGTGGAATGAATGTGAAAAGGGGGTGGTGGAAACCTTATTAAAGATATAAGAGAAAAGAAGCAATTGTCATGTAATTTTTGGGTCTCGTATCAGGATAAgagattaattaataaataatttaacatagCCACGTAGAAAGAAGTGAAACGTGGCATCATTCGAGTTTGACACCACTGTCTCATCATTCGCaacgtgtttttttttttctcttctactTAATTTTTTGGCTCAGTTGTATACTaaacaatagtaataataatcTTATAATAAAAGAAGGTGAATTATTACACCGTCTCTGTTTGTCACAATATATCATGACTGATCCTCCTTTGTCATGTTCATGCTATAGCTCCTATAGCCTACACTAACAATAACATTATATTCTTACTATTAACAAGAGAATTAATGGCTTTTTCATTTTCTAGATCTGAATCAACTTTAACAGAGAAGGAGAAGATTGATCGTCAATATCAGCACAAAGAGACAGAGGAGAATAATAAGGACTCTGCAACAGTGGACAGTGGCATCTCAAGCCAGCTTCAGTTGAAATCCCCTTCTTATTCTCAAACCTTAGACAAACATGTTGTCCTTCGACGCATCAAACAAAGAAAGTCCTATAACAAAGCCAAAGGTGCTTTTGAAGCTCTTTTAGGCACTTTAAAAAACGAGGCAAACACTGCTCAACAACAGAACTGGCTCCAACATGATGACACTTTCTCTTCTCCTTAATTAGATAGAACCATGCATGCATTATGACCCATCTTGATATGTTTGATGTATTGCATGGTCTTAAATAACTTTGGTATCATGAAGAATGTGAATAGAATGTATAATTACGTTCGATGGTTGAGAAGAACGTGCTTATCAGTTtgattaagtttttaatttgttttgtgcCACCATAAACTATGctcaaattaaatattgaaatcttAACCGGTACTATGAACATCTCATTTGCAAACGAAATTTGTGTGTTATATATATGTAGCTGTCTTTTTTATCTGTAGTTTTGATTTCGTTTAAAGGAGTAAACTGTAGATAAACAACATATTAGGTGAAAACAAAACggttgtatgatattttttttgaaaaatgataTTTGGACACCCATAAACAACATATTAGTTGAAACCTTCTCCATGTTGGTTTGGTGGTACTAGGTGTTTAATATTAGTTGGGTGTACTATTTGTCATGCCTAGAAATTTGGTATCTTAATATGTTAAAAATGGTATTCAATTAAGTAGTCAAATTGTTTTGGGTAATTAAATTAGTTAGTTGTAACTACTTGTAACTACTTTAGTTAGTTTGTTTGTTACTCTAAAACTGTAAACTAATTGTATATAAAAGCAAGACTTACAAAACAGAGAAAAAGACATTAAGATAGATAGATAGCAAGCTGCAGATTTACTAAGTGCAGAAAATCTGGTAGCATAGAAAAGTCTGTTATTGTAAACATTTTCATCTCATAATTTGTGATAATTCAAGTCGGATCCAGTTCCCCACATGTAGGAGTTAATATCTGAACTGGGTTAACAAGTGTATGTGTTCATTTTAGCATTATAAGTTTTAAATTCTGCTTAAAATTAATCATTATCTGTTTCAGTcaaaaacagagaacgttcttgactttaatgttgatcaatcttcgttttttgTTTCAATCATTATGCGTTTTTCTGGACAAAATCAAGAATAATCTTGGTTTGATTACTCATTGATCTTCGTTTTTTACAACAACTGGTATTAAGAGCACATGAGTATTCGATTCAAATGAAAGATGGCATCAACAAAGTATGTACTTGAAAAATTTGATAGGAAGAATGATTTTGGGTTATGGTGTCTCAAGATGAAAGCGTTACTAGCTCATCAAGGTTTGGTAGGAGCATTGGGAGGAGAGAAAGACATGGCATCCACACTAccataaaaggagaagaaggATATCATGGATAAGGCTCATAGTGCTTTAATCTTGAGTCTTGGAGACAAGGTTATGAGGGAAGTGTTAAAGGAGACCTCTACAACAAGTATTTGGCTCAAATTAGAATCTTTATACATGACAAAATCATTAGTGAATCGTTTGTACTTAAAAGAAAAGTTATATACTTTCAAGATGTAACCTGGGAGGTCAATTGAAAATCATATGGATGATTTTAATAAGATTGTGTTAgatcttgaaaatattgatgtaaaattGGATGATGAGGATCAAATCCTGTTGTTGATAAATTCATTATCAAGCTCTCTTGACAATCTATGATACACTTTTTTGCGGTAGAGATTCTTTGTCATTAGAAGAAGTACAAGTTGCACTAATCTCGAAAGAATGAAGAGGAAGTCAGATGGGAAAGAAGAAAGCAGTGGTGAGGGATTGTTTGTCAAGGCTAAGGCAgggaaaaagaataaaaaacagaagaacaagttcaagaataaagaaaaagaCAAGTCTAAAATGAGATGTTTCATATGCAAGAAAGAGGGGCATTTCAAAAAAGAATGCCCAGAttgaaaaggaaagaaaggatCAAATAGTGATGATGATTATGAAAATGCATCTATAGCTTCTGAAGGATATGAAAGCACATAAGTTCTTATGAAAAAATTCAACTGAAATCATGGATGATGACTGGGTGCTTGACTCAGGATGTTCATTTCACATGACCTCAAACAGACATTGGTTTCTTGACTACAAAGAAACTGATGGAGGCAAGGTGATTAT contains:
- the LOC101493255 gene encoding uncharacterized protein, whose protein sequence is MAFSFSRSESTLTEKEKIDRQYQHKETEENNKDSATVDSGISSQLQLKSPSYSQTLDKHVVLRRIKQRKSYNKAKGAFEALLGTLKNEANTAQQQNWLQHDDTFSSP